A single Cyclopterus lumpus isolate fCycLum1 chromosome 3, fCycLum1.pri, whole genome shotgun sequence DNA region contains:
- the LOC117728772 gene encoding serine protease 23-like — translation MRSRAALPRFTSLLFLLFLAPVFSSSPRRPQWVLQRVPVVLAQQTEARSPPHFLSPARLDVSSPCDPECHKKAPRPSYWDLRRLLAYETLHSDGQLTETAVGLYGYDPSPYTSPADSAPPSVKAERSRVRRKRQIFGHDGRFSIAGQNYLLKYPFSVAVKLSTGCSGTLVGDRHVLTAAHCVHDGKNYVKGAQKLRVGFLKTKQRDAQESSSNFTNHVEGGPAPFGPPTNDKMKFQWIRAKRTHVPKGWIKGNANDIGMDYDYALLELKKPHKRRHMKLGVSPPAQRLPGRRVHFSGFDNDRPGKLVYRFCRAGEETSDLLYQHCDAKPGASGSGVYARMWDGRRQRWERKVIGVFSGHQWVERQGASQEFNVAVRITPLKYAQICYWIKGNFVDCREG, via the exons ATGCGCTCCCGGGCTGCGCTCCCCCG GTTCACCTCCCTCCtatttcttctcttccttgCCCCcgttttctcctcctccccccgccGCCCCCAGTGGGTTCTCCAGCGTGTCCCTGTGGTTCTCGCACAGCAGACGGAGGCCAGGTCGCCcccccacttcctgtctccggCCCGCTTGGATGTAAGCTCCCCCTGTGACCCAGAATGCCACAAGAAGGCCCCTCGGCCGAGCTACTGGGACCTGCGGCGTCTGCTGGCCTACGAGACGCTCCACTCTGACGGTCAACTCACTGAGACCGCCGTCGGGCTCTACGGCTACGACCCCAGTCCCTACACCAGTCCGGCCGACTCCGCACCGCCGTCTGTGAAGGCCGAGCGGTCACGCGTCAGGAGGAAGCGACAGATCTTCGGCCACGATGGGCGCTTTAGCATCGCTGGTCAGAACTACCTGCTGAAATATCCATTTTCGGTGGCTGTCAAGCTGTCCACTGGGTGTAGTGGTACGTTGGTGGGGGACCGTCATGTTCTCACGGCCGCTCATTGTGTTCACGATGGCAAAAACTATGTAAAAGGAGCCCAGAAGCTCCGGGTTGGGTTTCTCAAAACCAAGCAACGGGACGCACAGGAGTCTTCCTCCAACTTCACCAACCACGTTGAAGGTGGCCCCGCTCCTTTCGGCCCGCCAACCAACGACAAGATGAAGTTCCAGTGGATCAGAGCCAAGCGCACCCATGTGCCCAAAGGATGGATTAAGGGCAATGCCAATGACATTGGGATGGACTATGACTACGCTTTGCTCGAGCTCAAGAAACCCCACAAACGACGCCACATGAAGCTAGGAGTCAGCCCCCCGGCTCAGAGGCTGCCGGGACGACGGGTCCACTTCTCCGGATTCGACAATGACCGCCCTGGCAAGCTGGTGTACCGCTTCTGTCGGGCCGGCGAGGAGACGTCAGACCTGCTGTACCAGCACTGTGACGCTAAGCCTGGTGCCAGCGGGTCGGGAGTCTACGCCCGGATGTGGGATGGCCGGCGCCAGCGCTGGGAGCGGAAGGTGATAGGCGTGTTTTCGGGGCATCAGTGGGTGGAGCGACAAGGGGCGTCTCAGGAATTTAATGTCGCCGTGAGAATTACGCCCCTTAAATACGCTCAGATCTGCTACTGGATAAAAGGAAACTTTGTGGACTGCCgggaggggtga